The Rhodococcus triatomae genome includes a window with the following:
- the moaA gene encoding GTP 3',8-cyclase MoaA has translation MTTVSMGIPQVRRGVSLDGRPDTPELVDRFGRVARDLRVSITEKCSLRCTYCMPEEGLPPIPIENLLTAAEIVRLVTIAVHDLGVREVRFTGGEPLMRADLEELIAGCAAAVPGIPLAMTTNAIGLEHRARRLARAGLTRVNVSLDSVDRRHFAQLTRRDRLPSVLAGIRAAADAGLAPLKINAVLMPETLPGAPDLLQWCLEAGVALRFIEEMPLDADHNWAREHMVSAERLLAVLGERFSLREIGREDPSAPAEEWSVDGGPQTVGIIASVTRSFCADCDRTRLTAEGTVRSCLFSDHEVDLRGPLRSGADDAALARLWRGAMWNKWAGHGIGAEGFEPPERSMGAIGG, from the coding sequence GTGACCACGGTGTCGATGGGGATTCCCCAGGTCCGCCGAGGCGTGTCGCTCGACGGGCGTCCCGACACGCCCGAACTCGTCGATCGGTTCGGGCGCGTCGCACGTGATCTGCGCGTGTCGATCACGGAGAAGTGTTCGCTCCGGTGCACGTACTGCATGCCGGAGGAGGGTCTGCCGCCCATCCCGATCGAGAATCTCCTCACGGCCGCCGAGATCGTCCGGCTCGTGACGATCGCGGTCCACGACCTCGGGGTTCGTGAGGTGCGATTCACCGGAGGCGAACCCCTGATGCGCGCCGATCTCGAAGAACTGATCGCCGGATGCGCCGCGGCAGTTCCCGGGATTCCCCTGGCGATGACCACGAACGCGATCGGACTCGAGCATCGCGCGCGCCGATTGGCCCGGGCGGGCCTCACCCGGGTCAATGTCTCGCTGGACTCGGTGGACCGGCGGCATTTCGCGCAACTCACCCGCAGGGACAGGCTCCCGTCGGTGTTGGCGGGTATCCGGGCGGCCGCCGACGCCGGACTCGCCCCGCTCAAGATCAACGCCGTCCTCATGCCGGAGACGCTTCCCGGCGCGCCGGACCTGCTGCAGTGGTGCCTCGAGGCGGGAGTGGCGCTGCGCTTCATCGAGGAGATGCCGCTCGATGCCGACCACAACTGGGCGCGGGAGCACATGGTGTCCGCGGAGCGGCTGCTGGCCGTCCTCGGTGAGCGGTTCTCGCTCCGGGAGATCGGGCGTGAGGATCCTTCGGCACCGGCCGAGGAGTGGTCCGTCGACGGTGGTCCCCAGACGGTCGGAATCATCGCGTCGGTCACCCGTTCGTTCTGCGCCGACTGTGACCGAACCCGGCTCACCGCCGAGGGAACGGTCCGATCGTGCCTGTTCAGCGACCACGAGGTGGACCTGCGCGGGCCCCTGCGTTCGGGAGCGGACGACGCCGCACTCGCCCGACTGTGGCGCGGGGCGATGTGGAACAAGTGGGCGGGCCACGGTATCGGCGCAGAAGGCTTCGAGCCTCCGGAACGCAGTATGGGAGCAATCGGTGGGTGA
- a CDS encoding SEC-C metal-binding domain-containing protein, whose amino-acid sequence MSDELTTSALDLLRTHGPLDIDELAHRLSEQGYGSEDSLVDELDLLDDTDIPSLRDGRFVDLASLVEGRVFTHRLSATEIASDLVSGDDFDAVLVVPTDPDSAVSLVFPDEERDVDPRLAAAAQWLSDAVLMLPEGALTGRDPGDLVGVTVSGGRLTFLPEVEVTAELPALRAAVTEVLEDEAVVALEDVVWQLMADDPAAFAQASLPITELVDVSGLDRSGNLVAEAGFDFDGFARESSLQLYADQLGISVEAAAAAALLVALVDALERDDPEAEGHIFAVPEHFDVLADQELAHRVAREVLDHQGFRPEAAVAAADLLLRNGSRRVTAFAHWFAGFALETAGRVDDAEQRYEKAISSDGSFGPALIALAGIVSDRGEAVRGLSLLARTEGGGIDTDLYDLLVRFQPAERTDLGRNQPCWCGSGRKYKVCHLRSGDYSLAERAEWLYEKAIGQTRRGWRVDRLLDLAEIRAAHWEPGYTSVLSAMADATVLDVMMAEDGVFDEFVEHRGHLLPEEEAQLAAGWSGARRSLFEVESGDGARAVLREIRTDERVEVRDPRERIGGAAGTVVAARPLVVGDEHVLLGGFEPVEPEDSAAVAAVVNRGDADAEAVVEMLTVRFASFDG is encoded by the coding sequence GTGTCCGACGAACTGACGACCTCCGCACTCGACCTGCTGCGCACGCACGGTCCACTCGACATCGACGAGCTCGCGCACCGCCTGTCGGAGCAGGGCTACGGAAGCGAGGACTCCCTGGTCGACGAACTCGATCTTCTCGACGACACCGACATTCCGTCCCTGCGGGACGGCCGCTTCGTCGATCTCGCATCCCTGGTCGAGGGCCGGGTGTTCACCCATCGGCTCTCGGCCACGGAGATCGCCTCCGATCTGGTCAGCGGGGACGATTTCGATGCCGTCCTGGTCGTCCCGACGGATCCTGATTCTGCTGTCTCCCTGGTGTTTCCCGACGAAGAGCGGGACGTCGATCCCCGTCTCGCGGCCGCGGCGCAGTGGCTGTCCGACGCGGTACTGATGCTTCCCGAGGGAGCGTTGACCGGGCGCGACCCCGGCGATCTGGTGGGCGTGACGGTGTCCGGGGGACGGTTGACCTTCCTGCCCGAGGTGGAGGTGACGGCCGAGCTGCCGGCGCTGCGGGCGGCCGTCACCGAGGTGCTCGAGGACGAGGCCGTGGTGGCTCTCGAGGACGTCGTCTGGCAGTTGATGGCCGACGATCCGGCGGCCTTCGCCCAGGCTTCGCTTCCGATCACCGAACTCGTCGACGTGAGCGGTCTGGACCGATCGGGCAATCTCGTTGCGGAGGCCGGGTTCGACTTCGACGGGTTCGCGCGCGAGTCGTCTCTGCAGCTCTATGCCGACCAGCTCGGAATCAGCGTCGAGGCGGCCGCTGCGGCCGCCCTTCTCGTGGCGCTGGTGGATGCGCTCGAACGTGATGATCCCGAGGCCGAAGGGCACATCTTCGCGGTTCCCGAGCACTTCGACGTGCTCGCCGACCAGGAACTGGCGCATCGGGTGGCTCGGGAGGTGCTGGACCATCAGGGATTCCGTCCCGAGGCCGCCGTGGCGGCCGCCGACCTCCTCCTCCGGAACGGCTCGCGCAGGGTGACGGCCTTCGCCCATTGGTTCGCGGGCTTCGCACTCGAGACGGCGGGGCGGGTCGACGACGCGGAACAGCGCTACGAGAAGGCGATTTCGAGTGACGGGTCGTTCGGCCCGGCGCTCATCGCTCTGGCGGGGATCGTCTCCGATCGTGGTGAAGCCGTGCGCGGTCTCTCCCTGCTCGCCCGGACCGAGGGCGGTGGCATCGACACCGATCTCTACGACCTGCTCGTCCGGTTCCAGCCTGCGGAGCGCACGGACCTGGGCCGGAACCAGCCGTGCTGGTGTGGGTCCGGCCGAAAGTACAAGGTGTGCCACCTGCGTTCGGGCGACTACTCGCTCGCCGAGCGTGCGGAGTGGTTGTACGAGAAGGCGATCGGACAGACACGCAGGGGGTGGCGAGTGGATCGGTTGCTCGATCTTGCGGAGATCCGTGCTGCGCACTGGGAACCGGGGTACACCTCCGTACTCTCCGCGATGGCGGACGCGACGGTGCTCGACGTGATGATGGCGGAAGACGGTGTGTTCGACGAGTTCGTCGAGCACCGAGGACATCTGCTCCCCGAGGAAGAGGCGCAGCTCGCCGCGGGATGGTCCGGTGCGCGGCGGTCGCTGTTCGAGGTGGAATCCGGGGACGGCGCGCGCGCCGTGCTCCGCGAGATCCGCACCGACGAACGGGTCGAGGTCCGGGACCCACGGGAGCGGATCGGCGGCGCGGCCGGAACCGTCGTGGCAGCGCGCCCACTGGTCGTGGGGGACGAGCACGTTCTACTCGGGGGCTTCGAGCCGGTCGAGCCCGAGGACTCCGCGGCGGTGGCTGCGGTGGTGAACCGAGGCGACGCAGATGCCGAGGCCGTGGTCGAGATGCTGACGGTGCGGTTCGCGAGCTTCGACGGCTGA
- a CDS encoding nucleosidase gives MKRADVLVVSATKAEAAHVPPEFEVLVTGIGKVSAAVAVASALATYGSGRLPLVVDIGTVGALHAHHTGLFTPSRVLNHDLSAAAIRALGHDVDDAIELPDGDGSVLATGDVFISDAAVRDLLAQRADLVDMEGYAVAYASAHMGAECRLVKHVSDQADDSALDWPARIDASARELGDWLRRTL, from the coding sequence ATGAAGCGAGCGGATGTGCTGGTGGTCAGCGCGACGAAGGCGGAAGCGGCCCACGTGCCGCCCGAATTCGAGGTGCTCGTCACGGGAATCGGCAAGGTCAGCGCCGCCGTGGCGGTGGCGAGTGCGCTGGCGACCTACGGTTCCGGACGGCTCCCCCTCGTCGTCGACATCGGCACCGTCGGGGCGCTCCACGCCCACCACACCGGCTTGTTCACCCCGTCCCGGGTGCTCAACCACGATCTCAGCGCGGCCGCGATCCGCGCGCTGGGCCACGACGTCGACGACGCCATCGAACTCCCCGACGGAGACGGGTCGGTGCTCGCCACCGGGGACGTCTTCATCTCGGACGCCGCGGTACGTGACCTGCTCGCCCAGCGCGCCGACCTCGTCGACATGGAGGGGTACGCCGTGGCGTACGCGAGCGCACACATGGGAGCCGAGTGCCGCCTGGTCAAGCATGTGAGCGATCAGGCGGACGACTCCGCGCTCGACTGGCCGGCGAGGATCGACGCCAGCGCCCGGGAACTCGGCGACTGGCTGCGCAGAACGCTCTGA
- a CDS encoding META domain-containing protein, producing MRRIVAVLGLTSLSIATLAACSDDTQAQTSDPSGRTFVSTAVDGDRIPGGGPLTLGFPEPGRIVADAGCNRASGTVDLSDGTLSTGPLAMTMMACVGEAETADAWMQELLESGPQWTLDGDTFTLNGDRSTVTLTDEKVVRPDRPISGTEWAVASLVSDQAITTSRALEESAPHFTIAEDGALTGFAGCNSMTGSAIVSGETVVFEPIATTRMACPPDVMEVETAVLAALTGEATATVDGDTMRLRRADGVGLDVRATS from the coding sequence ATGCGCCGCATCGTTGCCGTCCTGGGCCTCACCTCGCTCTCGATCGCGACTCTCGCGGCGTGCTCGGACGACACCCAAGCGCAGACGTCCGACCCCTCCGGGAGAACCTTCGTCTCGACCGCGGTCGACGGCGACCGGATCCCCGGCGGCGGGCCACTCACCCTCGGGTTCCCCGAGCCCGGCCGGATCGTCGCCGACGCCGGGTGCAACCGCGCGAGCGGCACCGTGGACCTGTCCGACGGGACCCTGTCCACCGGACCGTTGGCTATGACGATGATGGCCTGCGTCGGCGAGGCCGAGACCGCCGACGCGTGGATGCAGGAACTACTCGAATCCGGGCCGCAGTGGACGCTCGACGGCGACACGTTCACCCTGAACGGCGACCGGAGCACGGTCACCCTCACCGACGAAAAGGTCGTCCGGCCCGATCGCCCGATCTCCGGCACGGAGTGGGCGGTGGCCAGCCTGGTCAGCGATCAGGCGATCACGACCTCGCGCGCTCTCGAGGAGTCCGCGCCGCACTTCACCATCGCCGAGGACGGTGCCCTCACCGGGTTCGCCGGATGCAACAGCATGACCGGATCCGCCATCGTCTCGGGCGAGACGGTGGTCTTCGAGCCGATCGCGACCACCCGGATGGCGTGCCCGCCGGACGTGATGGAGGTCGAGACCGCGGTGCTCGCGGCGCTCACCGGCGAGGCCACGGCCACGGTGGACGGCGACACGATGCGCCTGCGTCGTGCGGACGGTGTCGGGCTGGACGTGCGCGCCACCTCCTGA
- the nadE gene encoding ammonia-dependent NAD(+) synthetase yields MSNSSLRDRIIEELGVRPDIDAPAEIRTRVQFLKDYLRSTPGRGFVLGISGGQDSTLTGRLVQLAAEELRAEGEDAEFVAVRLPYGEQADESDAQVSLRFIQPDRAVVVNVKPGADATAAESSQALREILGDGGSLRDFVRGNIKARERMVIQYAVAGELGYLVVGTDHAAEAVTGFFTKFGDGGVDVTPLTGLTKRQGAQLLRELGAPESTWRKVPTADLEDDRPAIPDEEALGVTYAQIDDYLEGREIDSSAAQRIESLYLATRHKRTVPVTPLDTWWR; encoded by the coding sequence ATGTCGAACTCCAGCCTCCGAGACCGGATCATCGAGGAACTCGGCGTCCGTCCCGACATCGACGCACCCGCCGAGATCCGGACCAGGGTGCAGTTCCTCAAGGACTATCTGCGGTCCACTCCGGGCCGCGGCTTCGTACTGGGTATCAGTGGTGGTCAGGACAGCACACTGACCGGACGTCTGGTGCAGCTCGCCGCCGAGGAACTGCGCGCAGAGGGTGAGGACGCCGAGTTCGTGGCGGTGCGCCTGCCGTACGGCGAGCAGGCCGACGAGTCGGACGCACAGGTCTCGTTGCGGTTCATCCAGCCGGACCGAGCGGTCGTCGTCAACGTCAAACCGGGCGCAGACGCCACCGCGGCCGAGTCGTCACAGGCATTGCGCGAGATCCTCGGCGACGGCGGCTCGCTGCGAGATTTCGTGCGCGGCAACATCAAAGCGCGGGAGCGAATGGTCATCCAGTACGCCGTCGCCGGCGAGCTCGGCTACCTGGTCGTCGGGACGGACCACGCCGCCGAGGCGGTCACCGGATTCTTCACCAAGTTCGGAGACGGCGGAGTCGACGTCACTCCACTCACCGGCCTCACCAAACGTCAAGGCGCCCAGCTCCTCAGGGAGCTCGGCGCTCCGGAAAGCACGTGGCGGAAGGTGCCCACCGCCGACCTCGAGGACGATCGCCCCGCGATTCCCGACGAGGAGGCCCTGGGCGTCACCTACGCCCAGATCGACGACTACCTCGAAGGGCGCGAGATCGACTCGTCCGCGGCGCAGCGGATCGAATCGCTGTACCTGGCCACGCGACACAAGCGGACCGTGCCGGTCACCCCCCTCGACACCTGGTGGAGGTGA
- a CDS encoding MoaD/ThiS family protein — protein sequence MTGESTSVSVRYFAAAAEAAGCSKESVELPGRATLAVLAEALEQRHGAPMARVLSVAAFLVDSELTRDRSRPAGGQVDVLPPFAGG from the coding sequence GTGACCGGAGAGTCCACGAGCGTGTCGGTGCGCTACTTCGCCGCTGCGGCGGAGGCCGCCGGATGCTCGAAGGAATCGGTGGAACTGCCTGGCAGGGCCACTCTCGCGGTCCTCGCCGAGGCGCTCGAACAGCGGCACGGGGCGCCCATGGCGCGCGTGCTGTCGGTGGCAGCGTTTCTGGTGGACTCCGAACTCACCCGCGACCGCTCGCGGCCCGCGGGCGGGCAGGTCGACGTGCTGCCTCCGTTCGCGGGAGGGTAG
- a CDS encoding siderophore-interacting protein encodes MSRYTAEVARSRRLTTNLQRITLTGGSLAHFVGSGMPDERILLSLPDGTERSYTVRRRDPDSHAITLDVAAYIDGPASRWAREVAPGEKTGLSAASGWYAPPPDTDRIVLLADMSSLAAVGRILEEAGTGIPIDVVAEILDPDDAAVLARDTPSGSHAPSGDHRHDIAWRDTGNGRTPSTLDRELSALDLGDDTYVWCAGEARVARRVRHHLRHELGWTSNRYHVMGYWRADRVDWERRYDAARDRVEAARDRALAASTDFEAVRDAVDAELDRAGL; translated from the coding sequence GTGTCCCGGTACACCGCCGAAGTGGCCCGCTCCCGGCGACTGACGACCAACCTGCAGCGAATCACCCTCACGGGCGGTTCGCTGGCGCATTTCGTCGGCAGCGGAATGCCCGACGAGCGAATCCTGCTGTCCCTTCCGGACGGAACGGAGCGCAGCTATACCGTCCGACGCCGGGACCCGGACAGTCACGCGATCACGCTGGATGTCGCGGCCTACATCGACGGACCGGCGTCGCGGTGGGCCCGCGAGGTCGCGCCGGGCGAGAAGACAGGCCTGTCCGCCGCGTCGGGCTGGTATGCGCCGCCACCGGACACGGACCGGATCGTCCTGCTCGCCGACATGAGTTCGCTGGCCGCAGTGGGCCGAATCCTCGAGGAGGCCGGGACGGGCATCCCGATCGACGTCGTCGCGGAGATCCTCGATCCGGACGACGCCGCTGTTCTCGCCCGCGACACCCCATCCGGCAGCCACGCACCATCCGGCGATCACCGGCACGACATCGCCTGGCGTGACACCGGGAACGGACGGACGCCGAGCACCCTGGACCGTGAGCTCTCGGCGCTCGATCTCGGGGACGACACCTACGTGTGGTGCGCCGGGGAAGCTCGGGTGGCAAGGCGCGTTCGGCACCATCTGCGACACGAGCTGGGGTGGACGTCGAACCGGTACCACGTCATGGGCTATTGGCGTGCCGACCGTGTCGATTGGGAGCGCCGCTACGACGCGGCCCGAGACCGCGTGGAGGCTGCCAGGGACCGTGCCCTGGCAGCCTCCACGGACTTCGAAGCGGTGCGCGACGCCGTCGATGCCGAGCTCGACCGCGCCGGCCTCTGA
- a CDS encoding TetR/AcrR family transcriptional regulator, with amino-acid sequence MTSDLLPQIGAEQPERGDAARNRRLLLDAAALLVAERGVDAVTMDAVACRAGVGKGTVFRRFGNRAGLMLALLDHSERELQQAFMFGPPPLGPGADPVDRLTAYGHARLALVEVQGDVMRAAENTPESRFSAPARAVSLTHIARLLHEAGVDGDHQLLAMSLTATLDATLVLHETRDLGIPVARIEQAWTELVRLITR; translated from the coding sequence GTGACCAGTGACCTTCTCCCCCAGATCGGCGCCGAGCAGCCGGAGCGCGGTGACGCCGCACGGAACCGGCGGCTCCTCCTGGACGCTGCCGCGCTCCTGGTCGCCGAACGGGGAGTCGACGCCGTCACGATGGATGCCGTGGCCTGTCGCGCCGGCGTCGGCAAGGGCACGGTGTTCCGCCGGTTCGGCAACCGCGCGGGCCTGATGCTCGCCCTGCTCGACCATTCCGAACGCGAACTCCAGCAGGCGTTCATGTTCGGGCCACCTCCGCTCGGTCCGGGCGCGGATCCCGTCGATCGCCTCACCGCATACGGACATGCACGCCTGGCGCTGGTGGAGGTCCAGGGCGACGTCATGCGCGCGGCGGAGAACACCCCGGAGTCGCGATTCTCGGCGCCCGCGAGGGCCGTGTCGCTCACCCATATCGCTCGTCTGCTGCACGAGGCCGGTGTCGACGGCGATCATCAGTTGCTCGCGATGTCCCTCACCGCCACTCTCGATGCGACGCTGGTACTCCACGAAACTCGTGATCTGGGCATCCCCGTCGCTCGGATCGAACAGGCCTGGACCGAACTGGTGCGTCTCATCACCCGGTGA
- a CDS encoding ESX secretion-associated protein EspG encodes MSPRTRWRLSPLELLVAYQHMGRDRLPFPLSFRGDAQTMQEFAEMRRTAAQSVLAQFDDNLHRVLAVLAEPVAQVIACGLDDGQQLIRVRGGVDRTIGTVAEQFPGPDREAGGDVLLSLCRREHLGSRIADALPTAPPGAKRPPPVHRSDLAEDGGAVLRSAGYVSPRSEALRFYRRPHTGTGEVTVADGTWIDGRVAGKGEMFRWIDFVDDGRYLVRGEDPITAVPGSPEALAQQIATMVDAAERSLTLG; translated from the coding sequence GTGTCGCCACGGACCCGCTGGCGGCTGTCTCCGCTCGAACTTCTCGTCGCCTACCAGCACATGGGCCGCGACCGACTCCCCTTCCCGCTGTCCTTTCGTGGCGACGCGCAGACCATGCAGGAATTCGCCGAGATGCGCCGCACCGCAGCACAATCAGTTCTCGCGCAGTTCGACGACAACCTGCACCGCGTGCTCGCCGTCCTGGCCGAACCCGTCGCCCAGGTCATCGCCTGCGGACTCGACGACGGGCAGCAGTTGATCCGGGTCCGAGGCGGAGTCGACCGCACCATCGGCACGGTCGCCGAACAGTTCCCCGGCCCCGACCGCGAGGCAGGCGGCGACGTTCTGCTGTCGTTGTGTCGCCGGGAACACCTCGGAAGCCGCATCGCGGACGCTCTCCCCACGGCACCACCGGGTGCGAAACGCCCACCGCCCGTGCACCGGTCGGATCTCGCCGAAGACGGAGGGGCGGTCCTGCGTTCGGCCGGGTACGTCAGTCCCCGCTCGGAGGCGCTGCGCTTCTACCGTCGCCCCCACACCGGGACCGGGGAGGTGACCGTGGCCGACGGAACGTGGATCGACGGGCGCGTCGCCGGAAAGGGCGAGATGTTCCGCTGGATCGACTTCGTGGACGACGGCCGTTACCTCGTGCGCGGGGAGGATCCGATCACGGCCGTCCCCGGATCCCCCGAGGCGCTCGCACAGCAGATCGCGACCATGGTCGACGCGGCGGAAAGATCCCTCACGCTCGGCTGA
- a CDS encoding SDR family oxidoreductase — protein sequence MTRVLVAGGTGVAGRQVVAELLRREYEVRVLTRHGGAPFTEIEHALGDLVSGEGLPDALEGVDVVVDTTDGKTRKTRAVLGAGAENLLEAAAVQGVSRAILLSIVNVDRASFSYYQAKYAQEQIYARSPLDTVVVRATQFHDFVPMIVGPSSRVGILPAFRGIRFQTIDTRDVALALADAVSDDEDVPDGPVTIGGPEIRTARNLVEAWKRTTGSRGVVVPAPLPGTLGRFFRDGLNLVPENTYGTITFEEWARSDRR from the coding sequence ATGACGCGGGTCCTGGTCGCGGGCGGTACCGGCGTCGCGGGCCGTCAGGTCGTCGCGGAGTTGTTGCGCCGGGAGTATGAGGTTCGGGTACTGACCCGGCACGGCGGCGCGCCCTTCACCGAAATCGAGCACGCACTCGGCGATCTCGTCAGTGGCGAAGGACTGCCGGACGCGCTCGAGGGTGTCGACGTGGTGGTCGACACCACGGACGGCAAGACACGCAAGACCCGCGCCGTCCTGGGGGCCGGAGCCGAGAATCTCCTCGAAGCCGCTGCTGTACAAGGTGTCTCCCGAGCGATCCTGCTGTCGATCGTCAACGTCGACCGGGCGTCGTTCTCGTACTATCAGGCCAAGTACGCGCAGGAACAGATCTATGCGCGGTCGCCGCTGGACACCGTGGTGGTGCGTGCCACCCAGTTCCACGACTTCGTTCCGATGATCGTCGGGCCGAGCAGCCGTGTCGGAATCCTGCCCGCGTTCCGCGGAATCCGGTTCCAGACGATCGACACCCGGGACGTCGCACTCGCCCTGGCCGACGCGGTGAGCGACGACGAGGACGTTCCGGACGGCCCGGTGACGATCGGTGGACCGGAGATACGTACGGCCCGGAACCTGGTGGAGGCGTGGAAGCGCACCACCGGCTCGAGAGGTGTGGTGGTGCCCGCCCCGCTTCCCGGAACTCTGGGCCGCTTCTTTCGCGACGGACTCAATCTGGTTCCCGAAAACACCTACGGAACAATCACCTTCGAGGAATGGGCGCGGAGCGACCGCCGCTAG
- a CDS encoding WXG100 family type VII secretion target has protein sequence MNHLGATISGATSDFVNSLSGKNQALLGVADSVLGTDVGGWAASRSAQEAGNDRRSELYSEANGLAGLGLTPLPPGVTSMESFESMPHADIKAKVDSMRPGEIYESAQSWRGAQDMVTELVDTFRNAIGTVTESDWTGTAARAAHGAVTAYAADTEKFSGAVTLVANKLEEAYTGFEQTKHQLPEPDDRSFGDWARAGVGLLAGSGFGLTQLVAGGSEAHQQAIQVMRTVYTPVVVQSDMGVPALPPPVNPINAPGPNPLFPGTGGGGGVGGGGASVLPGIGGGDPFASPPIDPASTSAASVGAGLPSGLTPPGGHPGLGGANEVPRTAAASANPFAPPPGWGGSGGAGGGLGSGGGIGSGGGAGLMGPAAPPAGGQSQQAGGAARGNAAAGAGRGGMMGGGMMGGGGARGQGDQDKEHKTADYLVTVENGNELIGDLPAVAPPVIGA, from the coding sequence ATGAATCATCTCGGTGCAACGATCTCGGGGGCGACATCGGACTTCGTCAACTCGCTGTCCGGCAAGAATCAGGCCCTGCTCGGCGTGGCCGACTCGGTCCTGGGCACCGACGTGGGAGGCTGGGCGGCCTCGCGCTCCGCCCAGGAAGCCGGCAACGATCGCCGCTCCGAGTTGTACAGCGAGGCAAACGGCCTGGCCGGTCTCGGGCTCACTCCCCTGCCTCCGGGCGTGACCTCCATGGAGAGCTTCGAGTCGATGCCACACGCCGACATCAAGGCGAAGGTCGATTCGATGCGTCCGGGTGAGATCTACGAGAGTGCGCAGTCCTGGCGCGGCGCGCAGGACATGGTCACCGAACTCGTCGACACGTTCCGCAACGCGATCGGAACCGTCACCGAATCGGATTGGACCGGAACCGCGGCGCGCGCCGCGCACGGAGCGGTCACCGCGTACGCGGCAGATACCGAAAAGTTCAGCGGTGCCGTCACTCTCGTCGCGAACAAACTCGAAGAGGCGTACACCGGGTTCGAGCAGACCAAGCACCAGCTCCCCGAACCGGACGATCGGTCGTTCGGCGACTGGGCACGCGCCGGAGTCGGTCTCCTCGCCGGAAGCGGATTCGGTCTCACCCAACTGGTCGCCGGCGGCAGCGAGGCACACCAGCAGGCGATCCAGGTGATGCGCACGGTCTACACACCCGTCGTCGTGCAATCCGACATGGGCGTCCCCGCACTTCCGCCACCGGTCAACCCGATCAACGCCCCAGGACCCAATCCCCTGTTTCCTGGCACCGGTGGTGGCGGAGGGGTCGGCGGTGGGGGCGCCTCCGTGCTCCCCGGCATCGGAGGAGGAGACCCGTTCGCCTCTCCCCCAATCGATCCGGCCTCGACCTCGGCGGCCTCTGTCGGCGCCGGTCTCCCGAGCGGTCTCACCCCGCCGGGCGGGCATCCCGGCCTCGGCGGAGCGAACGAGGTGCCGCGCACCGCGGCGGCGTCGGCGAATCCCTTCGCGCCACCGCCAGGGTGGGGCGGTAGCGGCGGCGCGGGTGGCGGCCTCGGCAGCGGCGGTGGTATCGGGAGCGGCGGCGGAGCCGGACTGATGGGTCCGGCAGCACCTCCCGCTGGCGGTCAGTCGCAACAGGCAGGCGGAGCAGCACGCGGCAACGCAGCGGCCGGCGCCGGACGCGGCGGCATGATGGGTGGCGGAATGATGGGTGGCGGCGGCGCACGCGGGCAAGGCGACCAGGACAAGGAACACAAGACCGCCGATTACCTGGTCACCGTGGAGAACGGCAACGAACTGATCGGCGACCTGCCTGCCGTCGCTCCCCCGGTGATCGGAGCCTGA
- a CDS encoding NAD(P)H-dependent oxidoreductase, which produces MSTNVLALVGSLRAASVNRQLAELAAASAPEGAEVTVYEGLADLPFYNEDLDVEGADLPAVRALRAAGAEADALLLLTPEYNGTIPAVLKNAIDWLSRPYGAGAVKDKPVAVISASPSQNGAVWAHEDTRKAVRIAGGRVLEDVTLSIGGTIGKFGDQHPRENAETVSEVAEVVRTLVDATKELASV; this is translated from the coding sequence ATGTCCACGAACGTTCTCGCCCTCGTCGGCAGCCTGCGCGCCGCCTCCGTCAACCGGCAGCTCGCGGAGCTCGCCGCCGCCTCCGCTCCCGAGGGCGCCGAGGTCACCGTCTACGAAGGGCTGGCCGACCTCCCGTTCTACAACGAGGATCTCGACGTCGAGGGTGCCGATCTCCCCGCCGTGCGCGCGCTGCGTGCCGCCGGAGCCGAGGCGGACGCCCTCCTGCTGCTGACGCCCGAATACAACGGCACCATCCCGGCCGTGCTCAAGAACGCGATCGACTGGCTCTCCCGCCCCTACGGCGCCGGTGCGGTCAAGGACAAGCCGGTTGCGGTCATCAGCGCTTCGCCGAGCCAGAACGGCGCGGTCTGGGCGCACGAGGACACACGCAAGGCGGTCCGCATCGCCGGTGGTCGTGTCCTCGAGGACGTGACGCTGAGCATCGGCGGCACCATCGGCAAGTTCGGTGACCAGCATCCGCGGGAGAACGCGGAGACCGTGTCCGAGGTCGCCGAGGTGGTGCGCACGCTCGTCGACGCCACCAAGGAACTCGCCTCGGTCTGA